A stretch of Arachis hypogaea cultivar Tifrunner chromosome 15, arahy.Tifrunner.gnm2.J5K5, whole genome shotgun sequence DNA encodes these proteins:
- the LOC112750514 gene encoding protein CROWDED NUCLEI 3: MFTPQRKAWPAASSFTPHRGGGAANSALLKGKAVVVFDDPAPPPPLGSLSEATRETDVTVAFDGGSVDDWKKFREVGLLDEAVMQRKDHEALLQRVSRLEKELLDYQDNMGILLIERKEWNLKFDQLRQELSATKEILKREQSSHLIALSEVQKREENLRKALITEKKCGADLERALRAMQQEHALVHSSSKTKLSEANALVDGIEEKSSLVNKKLHDAEYKLAEVNRKSAELDMKLRELEVRESLLCKEQLSVATDRESFEATSHKQREDLKEWEKKLQQREDILCGGRQNLGEREEKMIETEKKLSKRERHLEALEKNINSSMSLLEEKKAEISTRLADLDAKEEKVDSVKSLLDVKEKELLALELKLSAREKEGIEKLLQEQKVMLDLKLQQFELETEERRKSLLQEFRSKEEDLEQREAEINHRQKVVEKEEHGLNKKAERIKEQSKELETKSKSLKEKERGIKVNEKVLEKEKQQLLADVENLQNLKDELDKLKDEISQQKQKICKEIEDLKLTEEERAEHSRLQLELKQEIEHTRLQKDSLMNEVESLREDRLRFEKEWEVLDEKRAEINREKHENDVEKERLRKLHHSEDERLKRERHDMQDHIRNQLDKLELEKESFRESMKQEKLLLSEKLKNEKLQMLQDFEWKTSSLEIEIQKRQDEMEKDLQERERKFQEKMERELNNINVLKDVTEKEWEEVKSQGLRLENERKELESNKQQLKSGQREMHEDSEMLMNLSRKVKNERELLVAERNQFLAFVEKLKCCKECGEVVGGFVVSDLQLPDFKQRAIVPSATSPTLNGMLIKNSQDKVTASNLDSSGSTWTGNWFLRKCRPILGLSSNKRTDGIGSSNEDGTMPLSYVNVATEKVPELESLPIIEGAEVTLEEQQLADGAHHSSETPQPQFERIFRQVDVQNTESMDDHSYRDSFVDEYPDDSQQSVPNRSRGRPGKKSKSGIARTRSVKAVVREANEFLGQASEEIEDASLLSLNADHFKEDSQGDSSQIDKAVGRNGRKRQRSQTSRITESEQNADDSDGQSESITAGGHRKKRQMAASPAQVTGEKRYNLRHPKIVGSTVDFSNRTQGVQKEVASSKPELNKVPEVDPGASLVEAAGNIQSTVHVQVSTTRTLEERVVRFEVPRDIVDDNGAVTNSVDRVEENGATEYEDEGGSTILGVENDIREGEIGEEAAEAEAEAEGGGGRWRKRRRRRSPQ; the protein is encoded by the exons ATGTTCACGCCACAGAGGAAGGCGTGGCCCGCGGCATCTTCATTTACGCCTCACCGAGGCGGCGGGGCGGCGAATTCTGCTCTCTTGAAGGGCAAGGCCGTCGTCGTCTTCGACGATCCTGCGCCGCCGCCGCCGTTGGGTTCTCTGAGCGAAGCAACCCGGGAGACGGATGTGACGGTAGCGTTCGATGGGGGGAGCGTCGATGATTGGAAGAAGTTCAGAGAGGTAGGTTTGCTCGATGAGGCGGTTATGCAGCGGAAAGACCATGAAGCACTCTTGCAGAGGGTGTCTAGGCTCGAAAAAGAG ctTTTGGACTACCAGGACAACATGGGCATCCTGTTGATTGAAAGAAAAGAATGGAATCTGAAGTTTGATCAATTAAGGCAAGAACTATCTGCGACTAAGGAGATTCTTAAACGAGAACAATCATCACACTTGATTGCATTATCCGAAGTACAAAAGAGAGAGGAAAATTTGAGGAAAGCATTAATCACAGAAAAGAAGTGTGGGGCTGAT CTTGAGAGAGCCCTGCGTGCGATGCAACAAGAGCATGCCCTAGTTCATTCGTCCTCCAAGACGAAGTTATCTGAAGCAAATGCATTGGTTGATGGTATTGAAGAGAAGTCTTCACTGGTCAACAAGAAACTGCATGATGCAGAATATAAACTTGCTGAGGTGAACAGAAAAAGTGCAGAGCTGGATATGAAATTGCGAGAACTGGAGGTTCGTGAAAGTTTGCTTTGCAAGGAACAGTTGTCGGTGGCTACCGA TCGAGAATCATTTGAAGCAACGTCCCACAAACAGAGGGAAGATTTGAAGGAGTGGGAGAAGAAACTTCAGCAAAGAGAAGATATATTATGTGGTGGTAGGCAAAATCTTGgcgagagagaggagaagatgaTTGAGACTGAAAAGAAATTGTCGAAGAGAGAGAGACATTTAGAAGCGTTGGAAAAGAATATTAATTCCTCTATGTCTTTGTTGGAAGAAAAGAAAGCTGAGATAAGTACAAGACTAGCAGATCTAGATGCTAAAGAAGAG AAAGTTGATTCTGTAAAGAGCTTGCTGGATGTTAAAGAGAAAGAATTACTTGCACTGGAACTGAAGCTTAGTGCTAGAGAAAAA GAGGGGATTGAGAAGCTCCTTCAAGAGCAGAAGGTTATGCTGGATTTGAAGTTGCAGCAGTTTGAGCTGGAAACAGAGGAAAGACGGAAATCTCTCCTTCAGGAGTTTAGGAGCAAGGAGGAAGACTTGGAGCAGAGGGAAGCTGAAATCAACCACAGGCAGAAGGTTGTCGAAAAAGAAGAACATGGTTTGAATAAGAAGGCTGAGAGAATAAAGGAACAAAGTAAGGAACTTgaaacaaaatcaaaatctttAAAGGAGAAAGAAAGGGGTATTAAGGTCAACGAAAAAGTGTTGGAGAAGGAAAAACAGCAATTGCTTGCTGATGTGGAAAATCTGCAGAATTTAAAAGATGAACTTGATAAGCTTAAAGATGAGATTTCTCAGCAGAAGCAGAAAATATGCAAAGAAATTGAAGATTTGAAACTTACTGAAGAAGAGAGAGCTGAGCATTCTCGGTTGCAATTGGAACTAAAGCAGGAGATAGAACATACCAGATTGCAGAAGGATTCTCTTATGAATGAAGTTGAAAGCTTAAGGGAGGATAGACTGAGGTTTGAGAAAGAGTGGGAAGTATTGGATGAGAAAAGAGCTGAAATTAATAGAgagaaacatgaaaatgatgtggAGAAAGAAAGATTAAGAAAACTACATCACAGTGAAGATGAACGGTTGAAAAGGGAGAGACACGACATGCAAGATCATATAAGGAATCAACTAGATAAGCTTGAACTAGAGAAGGAATCATTTAGAGAATCAATGAAGCAAGAGAAACTTCTTTTGTCTGAAAAGTTGAAGAATGAGAAATTGCAAATGCTTCAGGATTTTGAATGGAAGACAAGTTCTCTTGAGATTGAAATCCAGAAAAGGCAGGATGAAATGGAGAAAGATCTGcaggaaagagagagaaaatttcaGGAGAAGATGGAAAGGGAGCTTAATAATATTAATGTCTTGAAGGATGTTACTGAGAAGGAATGGGAAGAAGTGAAGTCTCAGGGCCTTAGGTTAGAGAATGAGAGGAAGGAGCTTGAGTCAAACAAGCAGCAGTTGAAGTCAGGCCAACGTGAGATGCATGAGGACTCTGAAATGCTTATGAATCTAAGCCGGAAGGTTAAAAATGAACGTGAACTACTTGTGGCTGAAAGAAATCAATTTCTTGCATTTGTTGAGAAGCTAAAGTGTTGCAAGGAGTGTGGTGAGGTTGTTGGGGGCTTTGTAGTATCTGATCTTCAGTTGCCTGACTTTAAACAAAGAGCCATTGTTCCCTCAGCCACCTCTCCTACTCTGAATGGTATGCTGATTAAGAACTCCCAGGACAAGGTAACTGCTTCCAATTTGGACTCTTCTGGATCTACATGGACTGGAAATTGGTTCCTCCGTAAATGTAGACCAATCCTCGGTTTATCTTCAAATAAAAGAACTGATGGCATTGGTTCTTCTAATGAGGATGGGACAATGCCACTTTCATATGTGAATGTTGCTACAGAAAAAGTACCTGAACTGGAATCTCTGCCCATTATAGAAGGAGCTGAGGTCACTCTTGAAGAACAACAGCTAGCAGATGGAGCTCATCACTCTTCGGAAACTCCACAACCCCAATTTGAGAGAATTTTTCGACAGGTGGATGTTCAAAACACAGAGTCCATGGATGATCATAGCTACAGAGATAGCTTTGTAGATGAATATCCAGATGATTCTCAGCAGTCAGTTCCAAACCGCAGTCGGGGAAGACCTGGGAAGAAAAGCAAATCTGGAATTGCTAGAACACGCTCAGTGAAGGCTGTAGTTAGAGAGGCCAATGAGTTCCTAGGGCAAGCCTCTGAGGAAATAGAAGATGCGAGTTTGCTATCTCTCAATGCCGATCATTTCAAAGAAGACAGTCAAGGAGACTCTAGTCAAATTGATAAAGCTGTTGGTAGGAATGGAAGGAAGCGACAACGCTCACAAACTTCAAGAATTACGGAAAGTGAGCAGAATGCAGATGATAGTGATGGACAATCAGAAAGCATTACAGCTGGTGGACACAGGAAGAAGAGGCAAATGGCTGCTTCACCTGCACAAGTTACTGGAGAGAAGCGATACAATctcaggcatccaaagat TGTAGGTTCTACAGTAGACTTTTCCAATAGAACACAAGGCGTGCAGAAAGAAGTTGCTTCTAGTAAACCAGAGCTGAATAAAGTCCCTGAAGTTGACCCTGGTGCCTCATTAGTAGAAGCAGCCGGCAACATCCAAAGCACAGTTCACGTACAGGTCTCGACGACAAGAACCTTGGAAGAAAGGGTTGTTAGG TTTGAAGTACCAAGAGACATTGTGGATGACAATGGTGCTGTAACCAACTCTGTGGATCGTGTGGAAGAAAATGGTGCCACAGAATATGAAGATGAAggtggaagcacaatccttgggGTTGAAAATGATATCAGGGAGGGAGAAATAGGGGAGGAGGCAGCGGAGGCAGAGGCGGAGGCGGAGGGAGGCGGAGGCAggtggaggaagaggaggaggaggaggagtccGCAATAA